One region of Bombus affinis isolate iyBomAffi1 chromosome 3, iyBomAffi1.2, whole genome shotgun sequence genomic DNA includes:
- the LOC126914410 gene encoding F-box only protein 22-like, which translates to MASLSAKRSYEDDDSTLNVKERKKHHTDLYLTYDVLRLVFKYLNWVDLLNASMVCRSWLEVANDEKRTRGGPTTLINSGKKYIKVIEKLRDKPALGLVFKGLHKRSIRQDCLCQVLPQSCEIVTLSTFGILIENAEMERVLQKRVYAFLPEIPDVTMKVITIASRDDFTQYYQQMRLAFVKYETNRSKCLLLFCNQAGRALAQRTARILQLCNGKVRPSVWGGVVKDLYVCNSKNLSHDERCFSYAFCVGIIIVGEIDSWSIVMDDSCNTKELVEQKLESFKNDISLRKHSIGYMFACCERGTNMFNERDVESTIFKKLFPEVPLVGCFGDGEFGENTISSKSLNYTEDYWYHERSTVFLIITYGQKLT; encoded by the exons ATGGCAAGTTTATCAGCAAAAAGAAGTTACGAAGACGATGATAGTACACTGAATgtcaaagagagaaaaaaacatCATACTGATTTATACTTAACCTATGATGTTTTACGActtgtatttaaatatttgaattggGTAGATCTATTGAATGCTTCGATGGTTTGCAG GTCTTGGTTAGAAGTGGCAAACGATGAAAAACGAACCAGGGGAGGTCCTACTACTTTAATAAACAgtggtaaaaaatatattaaagttatagaaaaattacGGGACAAACCAGCATTAGGATTAGTTTTTAAAGGTCTACATAAACGAAGCATTAGGCAAG ATTGCCTTTGTCAAGTTCTTCCACAAAGTTGTGAAATTGTAACACTGTCCACATTTGGTATACTTATTGAAAATGCAGAAATGGAAAGAGTTCTTCAGAAAAGAGTATATGCATTTCTACCTGAAATACCTGATGTAACAATGAAAGTAATTACAATTGCTTCACGAGATGATTTTACACAGTATTATCAACAAATGAGACTAGCTTTTGTCAAATATGAAACTAATAGATCTAAATGCCTTCTACTATTTTGTAATCAAGCAGGTCGTGCTCTAGCACAGAGAACTGCAAGGATATTACAATTATG TAATGGAAAAGTTAGACCTTCTGTGTGGGGAGGAGTAGTCAAGGATTTATATGTGTGTAATTCAAAAAATCTTAGTCATGATGAGAGATGCTTTTCATATGCATTCTGTGTTGGAATTATTATAGTTGGAGAAATAGATTCATGGTCTATAGTTATGGATGATAGTTGCAACACTAAAGAACTAGTTGAACAGAAGTTGGAATCATTTAAGAATGATATTTCATTAAGAAAACATTCCATAGGTTACATGTTTGCATGTTGTGAACGTGGAACAAATATGTTTAATGAAAGGGACGTAGAGTCTACTATTTTCAAAAAGCTGTTTCCAGAGGTACCATTGGTAGGCTGTTTCGGTGATGGAGAATTCGGAGAAAATACGATATCAAGCA AAAGTCTTAATTATACAGAAGACTACTGGTATCATGAAAGATCTActgtatttttaataattacataTGGCCAGAAATTGACTTGA
- the LOC126914384 gene encoding zinc finger protein 665-like, whose amino-acid sequence MEIENKTTISSNDCGNVCRVCLATNQNNQCIFDSKRSDSFNESTIDLSEKLRLCSGVEVLENDGLPSTICTKCILKINDAHELRRQCQRSDIQLRELYGKVEKIYNINLCKTTKDKFSQTDYSFTSDLIKIEADSFSAMGYNSYPVVMLNSSTKDIKDHEVINESKYAEDKESTNNLNKQNAYIKCKQTEYEKSVTGREVYRTRRMTMFKRVTSIENLKNHKERQRQYIKKNTAVKWDDDAADIKKTDSQCSYSCPKCTRCYSSKRSLDRHILTHNEKKFTCDKCNKHFFQLDKLIQHNKLHIVKEKPKPVLCKICNRNFRKTDTMVRHLNVHKRTNPKEVLSILKEIRDKRKLETITEPERKEVENNKDKKETEEEFATNENNTLSVLKKRTLESKDKKCNSGSLSTELLISTENFDSFDHETLYRCNYCTKRYANEKSLQKHLQIHIEKRFVCNVCNMKFFRQDRLNSHKNRYGHNENSALEVQKPSDDKSAIKLINSWIREELDSDNEEKGFPCKICGKSYDTKKSLLKHQLSTHNTEGENCTTCGKMCACDEKEKNQHKSNERLKPYRCGECNKSFEKEVKLQKHIRIHERAKEQQDVNFKRFLCHICSKTFRQNTGLMFHMRTHTGYKPHVCKYCGRGFTSNSNCINHERTHTGDRPFVCHFCSAAFAKSCTLKAHITTHTGEANYHCKTCGKSFRRLKYLKEHKFTHTGEKPYACKICGTAYSHSGSLFVHEKKCKAQYNSYQSNSTQNIQTYCESETSSPTSIITVLPQVYLNNTNAINTQSSKTYMDNIQKINSQNIANINAVNTSDLHIHSNSEISDVSLAVKSFALIGQMFQS is encoded by the exons ATGGAAATCGAAAATAAAACAACAATTTCATCAAATGATTGTGGCAATGTTTGCCGTGTTTGTCTTGCAACAAATCAAAATAATCAATGCATTTTCGATAGTAAACGAAGTGATTCATTTAATGAAAGTACAATTGATTTGTCTGAAAAACTTCGTTTGTGCAGTGGCGTGGAG GTACTGGAAAATGATGGTTTACCTTCCACTATTTGCACGAAATGTATATTAAAGATCAATGATGCCCATGAATTAAGAAGGCAATGCCAGCGATCTGATATCCAATTAAGAGAATTGTATGGTAAAgtggaaaaaatatataatatcaatttatgtaaaactacaaAA GATAAATTTTCCCAGACTGATTATTCATTTACTTCtgatttaatcaaaattgaagCTGATTCATTTTCTGCAATGGGTTATAATTCTTATCCAGTGGTAATGCTTAATTCTAGTACTAAAGACATAAAAGATCATGAAGTAATTAATGAATCAAAGTACGCAGAAGATAAAGAATCCACTAATAACTTGAATAAACAAAATGCCTATATTAAATGTAAACAAACAGAATATGAAAAAAGTGTTACAGGAAGAGAAGTTTATCGAACAAGAAGAATGACAATGTTTAAAAGAGTAACATccatagaaaatttaaaaaatcataaagAAAGACAGAGacaatatataaaaaagaatacAGCTGTTAAATGGGATGATGATGCAGCAGATATTAAAAAGACAGATTCTCAATGTTCTTATAGTTGCCCGAAATGTACCAGGTGCTATTCCAGCAAAAGATCTTTGGATAGACATATATTAACTCATAATGAAAAGAAATTCACATGTGATAAATGTAACAAACATTTTTTTCAACTTGATAAATTGATACAACATAATAAACTACATATTGTTAAAGAAAAACCTAAACCAGTATTGTGTAAAATATGTAATAGGAATTTTAGGAAAACTGATACTATGGTAAGACATTTAAATGTTCATAAAAGAACTAATCCAAAGGAGGTCCTTTCTATTCTGAAAGAAATtagagataaaagaaaattgGAAACCATAACTGAACCAGAAAGAAAAGAAGTTgaaaataataaagataaaaaagaaacagaggAAGAATTTGCAACTAATGAGAATAATACTTTAAGTGTCCTAAAAAAAAGGACTTTAGAATCTAAAGATAAAAAGTGTAATTCTGGCTCATTATCTACTGAACTACTGATATCTACTGAAAACTTTGATTCTTTCGATCATGAGACACTTTATCGATGTAACTACTGTACCAAGCGTTATGCGAACGAAAAATCTCTTCAAAAACATTTACAGATTCATATTGAAAAAAGATTTGTTTGCAATGTATGTAATATGAAATTCTTTCGGCAAGATAGATTAAATAGTCATAAAAATCGATATGGACATAATGAAAATTCAGCATTAGAGGTGCAAAAACCAAGTGACGATAAGTCAGccattaaattaataaacagTTGGATCCGAGAGGAGCTTGATTCAGATAACGAGGAAAAGGGTTTTCCTTGTAAAATTTGTGGAAAATCATACGACACAAAAAAATCCTTACTAAAGCATCAATTAAGTACGCATAATACAGAAGGAGAAAACTGCACAACGTGCGGTAAAATGTGTGCCTGTGACGAGAAGGAGAAGAATCAACATAAGTCAAACGAAAGATTAAAACCATATCGATGCGGAGAATGTAATAAATCCTTTGAAAAGGAAGTTAAATTACAAAAACATATAAGAATTCACGAGCGCGCTAAGGAACAGCAAGATGTAAATTTTAAACGATTTTTATGTCACATATGTAGCAAAACGTTTAGACAAAATACAGGTCTCATGTTCCATATGAGGACGCATACGGGATATAAACCTCATGTTTGTAAATATTGTGGAAGAGGATTCACTTCAAATTCTAATTGTATCAATCATGAAAGAACTCATACTGGCGATAGACCATTCGTTTGTCACTTTTGTAGTGCTGCTTTTGCCAAATCATGTACGCTTAAAGCACACATTACAACACATACTGGAGAAGCAAATTATCATTGTAAAACTTGCGGTAAATCGTTTAGGCGACTAAAGTACTTAAAAGAACACAAATTTACGCATACGGGGGAAAAACCATATGCTTGTAAGATTTGTGGCACTGCGTATAGCCATTCTGGTAGTTTATTTGTACATGAGAAAAAGTGTAAAGCGCAATATAACAGTTATCAATCCAACTCGACGCAAAATATACAAACCTATTGCGAATCGGAAACGTCTTCACCAACCTCTATCATTACCGTTTTACCGCAAGTTTATTTAAACAATACTAATGCGATAAACACACAAAGTAGTAAAACCTACATGGACaatattcaaaaaataaatTCTCAGAATATTGCTAACATAAATGCTGTTAATACATCAGATTTACATATTCACTCGAATTCCGAAATTTCTGATGTTTCTTTAGCTGTTAAAAGCTTCGCTCTTATCGGACAAATGTTTCAATCGTAG
- the LOC126914405 gene encoding sphingosine-1-phosphate phosphatase 1-like, which yields MWSEIVEYLKDASLVAKIQNCFGVKIHYSETLKEHYKENLCPEIHGTNCRNIKRNVNSCQLKFGEAKENGYITTEKRSVCGVKTNICTSEIYEPSIALNCNYSITNYFWYYLFFFGTELGDEIFYSTFIPFWFWNIDGAVGRRVVLVWAIIMTTGQILKDVICWARPACPPAVRLQIKWSEEYGMPSTHAMIGISIPFSVVLFTINRYLYPVSIGWTIAMLWCTLVCMSRLYLGMHTVLDILAGLMLAIALMIPLVPLVDYTDYYILSNIWALAILIAISIAVIVYYPCSKKWTPTRGDTTMVVSVTTGVHLGAWLNYNTGAMIAPTKSPPYDIIWPTYPMFGCMILRTILGFSSILVTRAVCKSLCYRIMCAILRINSEDLMKSQNYSEDNNKVLVDLVHKYVTCFMIGVNTVYLLPNVFSIIGIERPTFYTEI from the exons ATGTGGTCAGAAATTGTAGAATATTTAAAAGATGCATCTTTAGTGgcaaaaatacaaaattgttTTGGTGTCAAAATACATTATAGCGAAACTTTGAAAGAACATTATAAGGAAAATCTCTGTCCTGAAATCCATGGTACTAATTGTCGAAATATTAAACGCAATGTGAATAGCTGCCAATTAAAATTTGGAGAAGCGAAAGAAAATGGTTATATTACAACGGAAAAAAGATCTGTTTGTGgtgtaaaaacaaatatatgTACGAGTGAGATATACGAACCATCGATCGCCCTCAATTGCAATTATTCTATAACAAactatttttggtattatttatttttttttggaACAGAATTAGgggatgaaatattttattctacatttataCCTTTCTGGTTTTGGAATATTGATGGTGCAGTGGGTAGAAGGGTTGTTTTAGTATGGGCTATTATCATGACAACAG GTCAAATATTAAAAGATGTTATATGTTGGGCAAGACCTGCATGTCCTCCAGCAGTTCGATTGCAAATAAAATGGTCAGAAGAATATGGAATGCCATCTACTCATGCTATGATTGGTATATCGATTCCATTCAGTGTAgtattatttacaataaataggTATCTCTACCCTGTTTCTATTGGTTGGACAATTGCAATGTTGTG gtGTACACTTGTGTGTATGAGTAGATTATATCTGGGTATGCACACAGTATTAGACATTCTAGCAGGCTTAATGTTAGCCATTGCATTAATGATTCCATTAGTACCTTTAGTGGACTACACAGATTATTATATTCTCTCAAACATTTGGGCTTTGGCAATTTTAATTGCTATTAGTATAGCTGTTATAGTTTACTACCCATGTAGCAAGAAATGGACACCAACCAG AGGTGATACAACTATGGTGGTATCCGTTACCACCGGGGTTCATTTAGGAGCATGGCTTAACTACAATACTGGAGCTATGATAGCACCTACAAAATCACCACCATATGATATTATATGGCCAACATACCCAATGTTTGGTTGCATGATACTTAGAACAATACTTGGATTTTCCAGTATTCTTGTAACAAGGGCTGTTTGCAAATCCCTTTGTTATAGAATAATGTGTGCCATATTAAGAATTAATTCTGAGGACCTCATGAAAAGTCAAAATTATTCAGAAGATAACAATAAGGTTCTTGTTGATCTAGTCCACAAATATGTGACTTGTTTTATGATAGGTGTAAATACAGTGTATCTCTTGCCAAATGTATTTTCTATAATTGGAATCGAACGACCGACATTTTACACGGAAATATAA
- the LOC126914412 gene encoding pancreatic triacylglycerol lipase-like isoform X1, producing MTILLYSSTIFYILVVPVILFNFTVCQAWNSGLQQRYDGYGVDWIFMPDGNDQPQVAVLRHTENDERGIFDDSQVSYVLYTRSSPENGTQLYTNDTKGLHNSNFDPSRETKFITHGWKSSAMNAGLVDMKEAYLKYNNYNVIMVDWQPLAASTFYLGPMRNTERVGRTSAEFIDFLVAETELKTENIHFIGHSLGAHVAGNTGSLITSGHLGRITGLDPALPGFHLLTSDKTRLDPTDAMFVDIIHSCGGILGYLQPLGSVDFYPNGGTAVQPGCCCIPEIMEACSHGRARVYFTESIGSKTGFVASKCDTWDQFMQGSCNYSKTTLLGEHVDKTATGTYFLTTRSESPYSNQMEITDNTI from the exons ATGACTATATTACTATACTCTAGTACTATATTCTATATTCTAGTTGTGcctgttattttatttaattttacggTTTGCCAAGCATGGAACAGTGGTTTGCAACAAAGATACGATGGATATGGGGTAGATTGGATTTTTATGCCTGATGGAAATGATCAGCCTCAAGTTGCGGTACTGAGACACACAGAAAATGATGAACGAGGCATTTTTGATGACTCACAAGTTTCTTACGTTCTTTATACTCG ATCTAGTCCAGAAAATGGTACTCAATTATATACGAACGATACTAAAGGACTTCACAACTCTAATTTTGATCCGTCTCGCGAAACTAAATTTATAACACATGGATGGAAATCAAGTGCAATGAATGCTGGCCTCGTTGATATGAAAGAAG CGTATTTAAAGTATAACAATTATAATGTTATTATGGTTGATTGGCAACCTCTGGCTGCAAGTACATTCTATCTTGGACCAATGCGTAATACAGAAAGGGTGGGAAGAACATCTGCTGAATTTATCGACTTCTTAGTGGCAGAAACAGAACTTAAAACcgaaaatattcattttattg GGCATTCTCTTGGAGCGCATGTAGCTGGTAACACCGGAAGTTTAATAACTTCCGGACACTTAGGAAGAATAACCGGCTTAGATCCCGCTTTGCCTGGATTTCATTTACTTACGTCGGATAAAACTCGATTAGATCCTACAGACGCGATGTTTGTCGATATTATTCATTCTTGTGGCGGAATTTTAGGCTATTTGCAACCTTTAGGAAGCGTAGATTTTTACCCAAATGGAGGAACAGCCGTTCAGCCTGGTTGCTGTTGTATTCCAGAAATAATGG AGGCATGTAGCCATGGTCGAGCACGTGTATATTTTACCGAAAGTATTGGTTCTAAAACTGGGTTTGTGGCGAGTAAGTGTGATACATGGGATCAATTTATGCAAGGAAGTTGTAATTATTCCAAAACTACACTATTAGGAGAACATGTTGATAAAACGGCGACTGGAACCTATTTTCTCACAACAAGATCTGAATCCCCTTATTCTAATCAGATGGAAATAACTGATAATacgatttaa
- the LOC126914418 gene encoding 5'-AMP-activated protein kinase subunit beta-1 yields the protein MGNAGSNQPVGHHHTSSTNREHRHTKEYPPPSPGKEGQAFVFDKKPSQKLVFQSSHEEEEPYFAKTNTHQDGEDFSSQRPRSNTVSEGTKVADSKVLPTVFKWEGGGKQVYISGTFTGWKTLPMVKSHGDFVTIIDLPEGEHQYKFFVDGEWRHDPDIKIVDNGMGSKNNLVSVRKSDFEVFQALAKDSEGVISSAQTEYGQEIPPNKPWEKVAGPPILPPHLLQVILNKDTPLSCEPTLLPEPNHVMLNHLYALSIKDSVMVLSATHRYRKKYVTTLLYKPI from the exons ATGGGTAACGCTGGCAGTAATCAACCAGTTGGCCATCATCACACTAGCAGCACAAATAGAGAACACCGCCATACTAAAGAATATCCTCCACCTTCACCAGGGAAGGAAGGCCAAGCTTTTGTTTTTGATAAGAAGCCAAGCCAAAAATTAGTTTTCCAATCGTCTCATGAGGAGGAAGAACCTTATTTTGCTAAG ACTAATACACATCAAGATGGAGAAGACTTTAGTTCTCAACGTCCACGTTCTAATACAGTATCTGAAGGAACCAAAGTAGCAGATAGCAAAGTTCTACCAACGGTGTTTAAATGGGAGGGAGGTGGTAAACAGGTTTATATCAGTGGAACTTTTACTGGATGGAAAACATTACCAATGGTTAAGAGTCATGGTGATTTTGTAACAATTATTGATTTGCCAGAGGGGGAACATCAATATAAGTTTTTTGTTGATGGTGAATGGAGACACGATCCAGATATA aaaATTGTTGATAATGGAATGGGTTCCAAGAATAATTTGGTATCTGTAAGAAAATCTGATTTTGAAGTTTTTCAAGCACTTGCAAAAGATAGCGAAGGTGTTATTAGTAGTGCTCAGACTGAGTACGGCCAAGAAATTCCTCCTAATAAGCCCTGGGAGAAAGTAGCTGGTCCACCAATATTGCCACCTCATTTGCTTCAAGTTATTCTCAATAAAGATACTCCTTTATCT TGTGAACCAACGCTTCTACCAGAACCAAATCATGTTATGTTAAATCATCTATATGCTTTAAGCATTAAGGATAGCGTAATGGTTCTATCGGCGACGCATCGTTATCGTAAAAAATATGTTACAACCTTATTATACAAACCGATTTAA
- the LOC126914417 gene encoding PIH1 domain-containing protein 1-like isoform X2 — protein sequence MNNTFLDIDDTILTKNLILPDNDTLIKQSDSKPFFIIQPTPGICIKTRTDGGEKVFLNICTSDKIPPPDDISDAKLFEILSQESSEFVVLMSIGCERFETDKGGSPCLTYDIVINTTYFEKCQKNKNFLLFTISVIIDGVSNKFNKTLKTEDYVILKNRKVMGKLQQHRIEDRKPRTHTQIQKQLIEEIKIPTKDIHEKENKSNLENISSDTVVGLNQNYVLLKHLKGISIHLIGVFQIPKGYFSTGY from the exons atGAATAACACATTCTTGGATATAGATGATACAATATTAACAAAAAACCTAATATTACCT GATAATGATACACTGATAAAACAATCTGATTCTAAACCTTTCTTTATTATCCAACCTACACCAG gtatatgtataaaaacAAGAACTGATGGTGGAGAAAAAGTGTTCTTAAACATATGTACATCTGATAAAATACCACCACCTGATGATATATCGGATGCAAAACTTTTTGAGATATTGTCACAAGAAAGTTCAGAATTTGTAGTACTTATGAGTATTGGATGTGAAAGATTTGAAACTGATAAAG GTGGATCCCCTTGTTTGACATATGACATTGTTATTAATACAACATATTTTGAAAAATGTCAAAAAAACAAAAACTTTTTACTATTCACAATATCAGTCATAATAGATGGTGTATCGAACAAATTTAACAAAACATTAAAGACAGAAGATTATGTGATtcttaaaaatagaaaa GTAATGGGAAAATTACAACAGCACAGGATTGAAGATCGTAAGCCACGAACTCACACACAAATCCAGAAACAATTAATTGAGGAAATTAAAATTCCTACTAAAGACAttcatgaaaaagaaaataaaagtaatttagaaaatatttcttcaGATACTGTAGTTGGTTTAAATCAAAATTATGTATTACTGAAACATTTAAAAGGAATATCTATACATTTGATTGGCGTATTCCAAATACCTAAAGGG TATTTTAGTACAGGTTACTAG
- the LOC126914417 gene encoding PIH1 domain-containing protein 1-like isoform X1 — protein MNNTFLDIDDTILTKNLILPDNDTLIKQSDSKPFFIIQPTPGICIKTRTDGGEKVFLNICTSDKIPPPDDISDAKLFEILSQESSEFVVLMSIGCERFETDKGGSPCLTYDIVINTTYFEKCQKNKNFLLFTISVIIDGVSNKFNKTLKTEDYVILKNRKVMGKLQQHRIEDRKPRTHTQIQKQLIEEIKIPTKDIHEKENKSNLENISSDTVVGLNQNYVLLKHLKGISIHLIGVFQIPKGVTRKEVDVLLDQDRIVITIDKTGLVYDLSVPYIINIPYVKCILDNNLRILRLDMPVERVLENIQTS, from the exons atGAATAACACATTCTTGGATATAGATGATACAATATTAACAAAAAACCTAATATTACCT GATAATGATACACTGATAAAACAATCTGATTCTAAACCTTTCTTTATTATCCAACCTACACCAG gtatatgtataaaaacAAGAACTGATGGTGGAGAAAAAGTGTTCTTAAACATATGTACATCTGATAAAATACCACCACCTGATGATATATCGGATGCAAAACTTTTTGAGATATTGTCACAAGAAAGTTCAGAATTTGTAGTACTTATGAGTATTGGATGTGAAAGATTTGAAACTGATAAAG GTGGATCCCCTTGTTTGACATATGACATTGTTATTAATACAACATATTTTGAAAAATGTCAAAAAAACAAAAACTTTTTACTATTCACAATATCAGTCATAATAGATGGTGTATCGAACAAATTTAACAAAACATTAAAGACAGAAGATTATGTGATtcttaaaaatagaaaa GTAATGGGAAAATTACAACAGCACAGGATTGAAGATCGTAAGCCACGAACTCACACACAAATCCAGAAACAATTAATTGAGGAAATTAAAATTCCTACTAAAGACAttcatgaaaaagaaaataaaagtaatttagaaaatatttcttcaGATACTGTAGTTGGTTTAAATCAAAATTATGTATTACTGAAACATTTAAAAGGAATATCTATACATTTGATTGGCGTATTCCAAATACCTAAAGGG GTTACTAGAAAAGAGGTAGATGTACTTCTTGACCAAGATCGTATTGTAATTACTATTGATAAAACTGGTCTCGTATATGACTTATCAGTTCCATACATCATAAATATACCATATGTGAAATGTATTTTAGATAATAATCTCAGG ATATTAAGGTTAGATATGCCCGTGGAAAGagttttagaaaatattcaaacaagttaa
- the LOC126914412 gene encoding pancreatic triacylglycerol lipase-like isoform X2, translating to MPDGNDQPQVAVLRHTENDERGIFDDSQVSYVLYTRSSPENGTQLYTNDTKGLHNSNFDPSRETKFITHGWKSSAMNAGLVDMKEAYLKYNNYNVIMVDWQPLAASTFYLGPMRNTERVGRTSAEFIDFLVAETELKTENIHFIGHSLGAHVAGNTGSLITSGHLGRITGLDPALPGFHLLTSDKTRLDPTDAMFVDIIHSCGGILGYLQPLGSVDFYPNGGTAVQPGCCCIPEIMEACSHGRARVYFTESIGSKTGFVASKCDTWDQFMQGSCNYSKTTLLGEHVDKTATGTYFLTTRSESPYSNQMEITDNTI from the exons ATGCCTGATGGAAATGATCAGCCTCAAGTTGCGGTACTGAGACACACAGAAAATGATGAACGAGGCATTTTTGATGACTCACAAGTTTCTTACGTTCTTTATACTCG ATCTAGTCCAGAAAATGGTACTCAATTATATACGAACGATACTAAAGGACTTCACAACTCTAATTTTGATCCGTCTCGCGAAACTAAATTTATAACACATGGATGGAAATCAAGTGCAATGAATGCTGGCCTCGTTGATATGAAAGAAG CGTATTTAAAGTATAACAATTATAATGTTATTATGGTTGATTGGCAACCTCTGGCTGCAAGTACATTCTATCTTGGACCAATGCGTAATACAGAAAGGGTGGGAAGAACATCTGCTGAATTTATCGACTTCTTAGTGGCAGAAACAGAACTTAAAACcgaaaatattcattttattg GGCATTCTCTTGGAGCGCATGTAGCTGGTAACACCGGAAGTTTAATAACTTCCGGACACTTAGGAAGAATAACCGGCTTAGATCCCGCTTTGCCTGGATTTCATTTACTTACGTCGGATAAAACTCGATTAGATCCTACAGACGCGATGTTTGTCGATATTATTCATTCTTGTGGCGGAATTTTAGGCTATTTGCAACCTTTAGGAAGCGTAGATTTTTACCCAAATGGAGGAACAGCCGTTCAGCCTGGTTGCTGTTGTATTCCAGAAATAATGG AGGCATGTAGCCATGGTCGAGCACGTGTATATTTTACCGAAAGTATTGGTTCTAAAACTGGGTTTGTGGCGAGTAAGTGTGATACATGGGATCAATTTATGCAAGGAAGTTGTAATTATTCCAAAACTACACTATTAGGAGAACATGTTGATAAAACGGCGACTGGAACCTATTTTCTCACAACAAGATCTGAATCCCCTTATTCTAATCAGATGGAAATAACTGATAATacgatttaa